One Phocaeicola dorei genomic region harbors:
- the kdpB gene encoding potassium-transporting ATPase subunit KdpB, with product MKDNKSASLFQKEQVIDSIKQSFVKLNPRVMIKNPIMFTVEVCTAIMFLVMLYSIVNDSQGSFIYNLWVFVILFITLLFANFAEAIAEARGKAQADSLRKTREETPAKLIVNGTLKTVSSSQLKKGDIFVCEAGDVIPADGEIIEGLASIDESAITGESAPVIREAGGDKSSVTGGTKVLSDQIKVMVSTQPGESFLDKMIALVEGASRQKTPNEIALTILLAAFTLVFVIVCITLKPFADYTGTVITIASFLSLFVCLIPTTIGGLLSAIGIAGMDRALRANVITKSGKAVETAGDIDTLLLDKTGTITIGNRKATRFYPAQGVDEHAFIEACLLSSVSDDTPEGKSIIELGRESGLRMRNLNTDGAHMIKFTAETKCSGINLKDGTEIRKGAFDAIRKIALSAGNPFPKETEDIIQTITSNGGTPLVVSVNKKIAGVIELQDIIKPGIQERFERLRKMGVKTVMVTGDNPLTAKYIAEKAGVDDFIAEAKPEDKMEYIKKEQAAGKLVAMMGDGTNDAPALAQANVGVAMNSGTQAAKEAGNMVDLDNDPTKLIEIVEIGKQLLMTRGTLTTFSIANDVAKYFAIVPALFMLSIPELAALNIMGLHSPESAILSAVIFNAIIIPILIPLALKGVQYKPIGASALLRRNLLIYGIGGVIAPFVGIKLIDLVVGLFF from the coding sequence ATGAAAGATAATAAATCAGCTTCTTTATTTCAGAAGGAGCAAGTTATTGACAGCATAAAACAATCATTCGTGAAGTTGAATCCGCGAGTGATGATTAAGAATCCGATTATGTTCACGGTAGAGGTTTGTACAGCTATTATGTTCTTGGTGATGCTCTACTCTATCGTTAATGATTCACAAGGCTCATTTATTTATAATTTATGGGTTTTCGTAATTCTGTTCATCACCTTGTTATTTGCTAATTTTGCTGAAGCTATTGCCGAAGCGCGCGGAAAAGCACAAGCCGATAGCCTGAGGAAGACTCGTGAGGAGACTCCTGCCAAATTGATTGTGAACGGGACTTTGAAAACTGTCAGTAGTTCCCAGTTAAAGAAAGGTGATATTTTTGTATGTGAGGCAGGAGATGTTATTCCTGCCGATGGCGAGATCATCGAAGGACTGGCGTCTATTGACGAAAGTGCCATCACAGGCGAATCCGCTCCTGTAATCCGTGAAGCAGGCGGTGACAAGAGTTCAGTAACAGGAGGTACAAAAGTATTGTCCGATCAGATAAAAGTAATGGTAAGCACCCAGCCGGGTGAAAGTTTCTTGGATAAGATGATTGCATTGGTGGAAGGCGCATCCCGCCAGAAAACACCGAATGAAATTGCATTGACTATCCTGTTGGCAGCATTTACATTGGTCTTTGTCATTGTGTGTATCACCCTTAAACCGTTTGCCGATTATACGGGAACTGTCATTACCATTGCTTCTTTTCTGTCCTTGTTTGTCTGCCTCATTCCCACCACTATCGGAGGATTGCTTTCGGCTATCGGTATCGCCGGGATGGATCGTGCTCTGCGTGCCAACGTCATAACCAAATCGGGTAAAGCAGTGGAAACAGCCGGAGATATAGATACTTTGCTTCTTGATAAAACAGGAACAATAACTATAGGAAACCGTAAAGCTACTCGTTTTTATCCGGCTCAGGGAGTGGATGAACATGCTTTCATCGAAGCCTGCCTACTCTCATCTGTATCTGATGATACTCCGGAAGGTAAATCTATTATTGAACTGGGACGTGAATCGGGTTTACGGATGCGTAATTTGAATACCGATGGTGCTCATATGATAAAATTTACCGCCGAAACCAAATGCTCGGGTATTAACTTGAAGGATGGAACAGAAATCCGTAAAGGTGCATTTGATGCTATCCGCAAGATAGCTTTGTCTGCCGGAAACCCTTTCCCAAAAGAAACGGAAGATATCATTCAAACCATTACAAGTAATGGAGGTACTCCATTGGTGGTGAGTGTCAATAAGAAAATTGCCGGAGTTATAGAATTGCAGGATATCATAAAACCGGGTATTCAGGAACGTTTTGAACGTTTACGCAAGATGGGGGTAAAAACAGTCATGGTGACGGGAGATAACCCTTTGACCGCCAAATATATTGCAGAGAAAGCCGGAGTAGACGACTTCATAGCCGAAGCTAAACCGGAGGATAAGATGGAGTATATCAAGAAAGAGCAGGCTGCCGGCAAACTGGTTGCCATGATGGGTGACGGAACAAATGATGCTCCTGCCCTTGCCCAAGCTAATGTGGGGGTTGCCATGAATAGCGGTACACAGGCTGCCAAGGAAGCAGGGAATATGGTGGATTTGGATAATGATCCTACCAAGCTGATAGAAATTGTTGAGATAGGTAAACAATTGCTGATGACACGTGGTACACTGACCACTTTCTCCATAGCCAATGATGTGGCCAAATATTTTGCCATTGTTCCTGCATTGTTCATGCTTTCCATTCCAGAACTGGCTGCATTGAATATTATGGGGTTGCATAGCCCTGAGAGTGCTATCTTATCTGCAGTTATATTCAATGCCATCATTATTCCTATTCTGATTCCGCTGGCATTGAAAGGAGTTCAATACAAACCGATAGGAGCTTCCGCCTTGCTTCGTCGTAATCTTTTGATATATGGCATAGGTGGTGTTATTGCTCCTTTTGTGGGTATTAAATTAATAGATTTAGTAGTAGGATTATTCTTTTAA
- a CDS encoding chloramphenicol acetyltransferase, with protein sequence MKRVINLDNWNRKEHFKFFSALDDPFWGITTTVDFTSVYQQSKNMEVSFFLYSVYFLLKCINATTAFKLRIENGEVVEYDKINISPTIGREDGTFGFGFFEYDTDLSLFIENAEKEIHRVKNSAGLSFSKDTARADVIRYSALPWFAFSEMKHAGSIQTGDSIPKISTGKLIQEKKKLLLPISISVHHGLVDGRNVAEFIQNLKDGQNNTL encoded by the coding sequence ATGAAGCGAGTTATTAACCTGGACAATTGGAATAGAAAAGAGCATTTTAAATTCTTCTCGGCTCTCGATGACCCTTTTTGGGGAATTACTACGACTGTTGATTTCACAAGCGTATATCAACAAAGTAAAAATATGGAGGTTTCTTTTTTTCTTTATTCTGTGTACTTCCTATTGAAATGTATCAATGCAACTACTGCATTCAAATTACGTATAGAAAACGGAGAAGTAGTAGAATATGATAAAATCAATATTTCGCCCACTATCGGAAGAGAGGACGGAACTTTTGGCTTTGGATTTTTTGAGTATGACACAGATCTTTCCTTATTTATTGAAAATGCAGAAAAGGAAATACATAGAGTAAAAAACAGTGCCGGACTTTCTTTTTCCAAGGACACTGCAAGAGCAGATGTCATCCGTTATTCGGCTCTACCTTGGTTTGCCTTTTCCGAGATGAAACATGCCGGTTCAATTCAAACAGGAGATTCTATACCCAAAATTTCTACAGGTAAGCTGATACAAGAAAAAAAGAAACTTTTGCTCCCTATATCCATCAGTGTCCACCATGGCTTGGTGGATGGACGAAATGTTGCCGAATTTATACAGAACTTAAAAGACGGACAAAACAATACATTATGA
- a CDS encoding K(+)-transporting ATPase subunit C yields MKNFIKSFRLTLVFCVFFSVCYILVLWIFAQFAGPNSGNAEVVELNGKVVGAANVGQLFTEDIYFWGRPSCAGEGYDAASSAGSNKGPTNEEYLAEVEARIDTFLKHHPYLSRKEVPAEMVTASGSGLDPDITPACAYVQVQRVAKARGMSEETVKAIVDKAVEKPFMGMFGTEKVNVLKLNAALEKAK; encoded by the coding sequence ATGAAAAATTTTATAAAGTCATTCAGACTTACTTTAGTCTTTTGTGTGTTTTTCTCAGTATGCTATATACTAGTCTTATGGATTTTCGCTCAATTTGCCGGACCTAATTCCGGCAATGCCGAGGTTGTGGAACTTAACGGAAAAGTGGTAGGTGCAGCCAATGTGGGACAATTATTTACAGAAGATATCTATTTCTGGGGACGTCCTTCATGTGCTGGTGAAGGTTATGATGCGGCTAGTTCGGCCGGTAGCAATAAAGGTCCTACCAATGAGGAGTATCTGGCTGAAGTAGAAGCTCGGATTGATACATTTTTAAAGCATCATCCTTACTTGAGCCGTAAGGAAGTACCTGCCGAAATGGTAACAGCCAGCGGTTCCGGATTGGATCCTGACATCACTCCGGCCTGCGCATACGTGCAGGTACAACGTGTGGCTAAAGCTCGCGGAATGAGTGAGGAAACTGTAAAAGCTATTGTAGATAAAGCTGTGGAAAAACCGTTTATGGGCATGTTCGGTACAGAGAAGGTGAATGTGTTAAAACTGAATGCTGCTTTAGAAAAGGCAAAATAA
- a CDS encoding HAD family hydrolase — MKNKIEFIAFDADDTLWENELYFQELEHKFCHLLRKYLPAPSISEELFKTEIKNLHIYGYGLKGMLLCMIETICKVTNGEGDLNLVKEILRSGQELLQRPIILLDGVQEVISALCENYKLVLATKGDLFDQKRKISASGLQECFCHIEIMSDKKNADYKRLLDNLGCKAENLLMIGNSIKSDIIPILELGGYAAYVPHHITWAHEQCEGEVTHSHFIKLNNIKEIQNYL, encoded by the coding sequence ATGAAAAATAAAATAGAATTTATCGCTTTTGATGCCGATGACACTCTTTGGGAAAATGAACTTTATTTTCAAGAGTTGGAACACAAATTTTGTCATCTTCTGAGGAAATATTTACCAGCTCCTTCCATATCAGAAGAACTGTTCAAAACAGAAATAAAAAATCTGCATATCTATGGTTATGGACTGAAAGGAATGCTGCTTTGCATGATTGAAACCATTTGCAAAGTTACTAATGGAGAAGGAGATCTCAATCTCGTAAAAGAAATCCTCCGATCAGGCCAGGAACTTCTGCAAAGGCCAATCATATTATTGGACGGTGTGCAAGAAGTCATATCAGCCTTGTGCGAAAATTATAAATTAGTATTGGCCACCAAAGGTGATCTGTTCGATCAAAAAAGAAAGATTTCTGCGTCCGGACTACAAGAATGTTTTTGCCACATAGAAATAATGAGCGACAAGAAGAATGCGGATTATAAAAGATTGCTTGATAATTTAGGGTGTAAGGCAGAAAATTTACTGATGATAGGAAACTCAATAAAGTCAGATATTATTCCCATATTGGAACTCGGAGGTTATGCAGCCTATGTACCTCATCATATCACTTGGGCACACGAACAATGTGAAGGAGAAGTAACGCACTCCCACTTTATTAAGTTGAATAACATTAAAGAGATACAAAACTATCTTTAG
- a CDS encoding bifunctional alpha,alpha-trehalose-phosphate synthase (UDP-forming)/trehalose-phosphatase yields the protein MKLYIISNRLPVKAVAEKDTFVFSRSEGGLTTGLNSLQGNYEKHWVGWPGICTDKEEEKQDICHRLEEMNLHPIFLSDEQYKNYYEGYSNSTLWPLCHYFFAYTLYRKSFWQSYQEVNALFCREIIRLVEPDDWVWVQDYQLMLLPEMLRQELPQLHIGYFHHIPFPSYELFRILPERAEILKGLLGADFIAFHTHDYMRHFISAAERVLHIDFSLDETRIGSRIVRVDALPMGINYDLYHNVSQQKNVWKAIERTRLLFGKHKLILSVDRLDYSKGILHRLYGFASFLEHHPEYHGKVTLAMVIVPSRDHVGSYAELKTRIDEEIGSINGRYSTMNWTPVCYFYHGFSFEELAAMYFIADIALVTPLRDGMNLVAKEYVAVKQDNPGVLVLSEMAGAAVELTDALLVNPNDTEQIENAICRALEMPFEEQQERMHRMQSIVSVQTVNKWAADFVNEWQEVAHKNKTMLFKKIGSQNMQEIQHQYLHAKKRLILLDYDGTLVPFQKRPEDASPTPQLLDTLQKLTADPLNHVVINSGRDHFTLEKWLGALPLSFAAEHGAFYKENGVWHKNVHGQEWSPGLLSILKLFVSKTPRSHLEVKETALAWHYREADAWLGRLRAQQLVNSLISICLKQNLQIMQGNKVIEIKSPEFTKGSEVNRLLLATRYDFILAIGDDTTDDDMFKAVPVTAVTVKIGTASESARYNLPVQTDTLPFLQRLTDEGMVKAALKSGLKGQLSSAIDFFKRIINH from the coding sequence ATGAAATTGTATATCATATCAAACAGACTGCCCGTGAAGGCTGTCGCAGAAAAAGATACCTTTGTTTTCTCACGTAGTGAAGGAGGTCTGACAACGGGACTAAATTCCCTACAGGGCAATTACGAGAAACATTGGGTGGGGTGGCCCGGAATCTGTACAGACAAAGAGGAAGAAAAACAGGATATCTGTCACCGGTTGGAGGAAATGAATCTCCATCCCATATTTTTATCCGATGAGCAATATAAGAACTATTATGAGGGATACAGTAACAGTACCCTGTGGCCTTTATGTCACTATTTCTTTGCCTATACATTATATAGAAAAAGTTTCTGGCAATCTTACCAAGAGGTTAACGCTTTGTTTTGTCGGGAAATTATCCGCCTTGTGGAACCGGATGATTGGGTCTGGGTACAAGATTATCAGTTGATGTTACTTCCGGAAATGCTTCGCCAAGAGCTTCCCCAGTTGCATATCGGTTATTTCCATCATATTCCGTTTCCATCTTATGAGTTATTCCGAATTCTACCTGAACGTGCCGAAATACTGAAAGGATTGTTAGGAGCCGATTTTATCGCATTTCATACACATGACTATATGCGTCATTTCATCAGTGCGGCCGAACGGGTACTCCATATAGATTTCAGTTTGGATGAAACCCGGATAGGCAGTCGCATTGTGCGCGTTGATGCACTTCCGATGGGGATAAATTATGACCTTTACCACAATGTGTCACAACAAAAAAATGTTTGGAAGGCTATAGAACGAACCCGTCTCTTGTTTGGCAAACATAAACTTATCCTATCGGTAGACCGTTTGGATTATAGTAAAGGTATTTTGCACCGCCTTTATGGATTTGCCTCTTTTTTGGAACACCATCCCGAATATCATGGCAAGGTAACACTGGCTATGGTCATAGTTCCTTCACGTGATCATGTAGGCAGTTATGCCGAATTGAAAACCCGGATTGACGAGGAAATAGGTTCTATCAACGGACGATATTCTACAATGAACTGGACTCCGGTCTGCTATTTTTATCATGGTTTTTCATTCGAAGAATTGGCTGCTATGTATTTTATAGCTGATATTGCATTAGTAACTCCTTTGCGTGACGGAATGAACTTGGTTGCCAAAGAGTATGTTGCTGTCAAGCAAGACAATCCCGGTGTATTGGTTTTAAGTGAAATGGCCGGTGCCGCTGTGGAACTGACCGACGCCTTGCTGGTTAATCCCAATGATACGGAGCAGATAGAAAATGCCATTTGCCGGGCATTGGAAATGCCGTTTGAAGAACAGCAAGAACGGATGCACCGTATGCAGTCTATTGTATCCGTACAGACTGTCAATAAATGGGCTGCCGATTTTGTAAATGAATGGCAGGAAGTGGCACACAAAAACAAAACCATGCTTTTTAAGAAAATAGGATCACAGAATATGCAGGAAATTCAGCATCAATACTTACATGCTAAAAAGCGTTTGATTTTGTTGGATTATGACGGGACACTGGTCCCTTTTCAGAAAAGGCCGGAAGATGCCTCTCCTACTCCACAATTGCTGGATACATTGCAGAAACTGACCGCCGACCCCTTGAATCATGTGGTAATAAACAGCGGACGTGACCATTTTACTTTAGAGAAGTGGTTGGGTGCACTGCCTCTTTCCTTTGCAGCCGAACATGGGGCCTTTTATAAAGAGAATGGTGTATGGCACAAGAATGTACACGGGCAGGAATGGAGCCCCGGATTGCTTTCTATATTAAAATTATTTGTCAGCAAGACTCCTCGCTCCCATCTTGAAGTCAAAGAAACGGCACTTGCCTGGCATTATCGTGAAGCCGATGCATGGTTGGGCAGATTACGTGCGCAACAGTTGGTCAATTCCTTGATATCTATTTGCTTGAAACAGAATTTGCAAATCATGCAGGGTAATAAGGTAATAGAAATAAAATCTCCCGAATTTACCAAAGGTTCAGAAGTAAACAGGCTTTTGCTTGCCACCCGATATGATTTTATCTTGGCAATAGGAGATGATACTACGGATGATGATATGTTTAAAGCCGTACCTGTTACTGCTGTGACTGTAAAGATTGGTACAGCATCCGAGAGTGCACGTTACAATCTGCCCGTACAGACAGACACCTTGCCGTTTTTACAACGGCTGACAGATGAAGGCATGGTGAAAGCAGCCTTGAAAAGTGGTTTGAAAGGGCAGTTATCATCGGCTATAGATTTTTTTAAACGGATAATAAACCACTAA
- a CDS encoding glycoside hydrolase family 15 protein, which translates to MDNLNYGVIGNCCTAALISEKGSIEWLCFPNFDSPSIFAALLDREKGGTFGFEVSEDYHTIQSYVPHTNILSTTFVSEQDEFAVVDFMPCYELYDNKEYYRPAEVYRYIRWIKGRPRIKVNYHPAPDYARGKAFFNVTSRYIETYSSSNNKDRQYLYSSLPLQGIVNHQEFILEKDEFFLLSYNEKVIPVDIEREKLEYCRTLVYWLNWTDRTRKFTIYNDIIERSLLTLKMMSFYNGAVLASLTTSLPEAVGEVRNWDYRFCWLRDASMSIETLFKIGHADAARKFMKFIQSTFVAEHDTYQIMYGIRGERKLTEVILDHLSGYKNSKPVRIGNDAYHQRQNDSFGYLMDLIYQYYRLMPGTLDEIEDMWEMVKSIMMTVVEDWRKPDKGIWEIRGEGQHFVSSKVMCWVALDRGARIARILNKYENSRRWEEEADAIKADVMRNGWKEEIQSFSQAYGNLDLDSSLLLMEPYGFIDADDIRYHKTVKAVKKSLLHKGLMYRYNTHDDFGCPSSAFTICTFWLIRALYVIGEKDEARCLFDEILQYSNHLGLFSEDIDFETKEQLGNFPQAYSHLALVNTAVLFAEEDKRLIFK; encoded by the coding sequence ATGGATAATTTGAATTACGGTGTAATCGGTAATTGCTGCACAGCCGCACTGATTTCCGAAAAAGGAAGTATTGAATGGCTATGTTTTCCAAATTTTGATTCACCTTCTATTTTTGCAGCTCTTCTAGATCGTGAAAAAGGCGGGACTTTTGGTTTTGAAGTTTCAGAAGACTATCACACCATCCAATCGTATGTTCCCCATACCAATATTCTTTCCACTACTTTTGTGTCAGAACAAGACGAATTTGCGGTAGTCGACTTTATGCCTTGTTATGAGTTATATGATAATAAGGAATATTATCGTCCAGCTGAGGTCTATCGTTATATCCGCTGGATTAAAGGTCGTCCTCGCATTAAAGTCAATTACCATCCGGCTCCCGATTATGCTCGTGGAAAAGCGTTTTTTAATGTAACTTCCCGGTATATTGAAACCTATTCTTCTTCTAACAACAAGGACAGACAATATCTGTATTCCTCTTTGCCGTTGCAAGGTATTGTAAACCATCAGGAATTTATATTAGAGAAAGATGAATTTTTTCTTCTTTCATACAATGAAAAGGTGATTCCTGTTGATATAGAGCGTGAGAAACTGGAGTATTGCCGCACGTTGGTTTATTGGTTGAACTGGACGGATCGTACAAGAAAGTTCACTATTTACAACGATATAATAGAGCGTAGCTTACTCACCCTGAAGATGATGTCCTTTTATAATGGCGCGGTATTAGCCTCTCTTACTACCAGCCTGCCCGAAGCTGTGGGAGAAGTACGCAATTGGGATTACCGTTTTTGTTGGTTGCGAGATGCCTCCATGTCCATAGAGACCCTTTTCAAAATAGGTCATGCCGATGCAGCCCGCAAATTCATGAAATTCATACAATCTACTTTTGTTGCCGAGCATGACACTTATCAAATAATGTATGGCATTCGTGGGGAAAGGAAATTGACTGAAGTTATACTCGACCATCTTTCAGGATATAAAAACTCCAAACCGGTGCGTATCGGCAATGATGCTTATCATCAAAGGCAGAATGATTCGTTCGGCTATTTGATGGATTTGATTTACCAATATTACCGGTTGATGCCAGGTACATTGGATGAAATAGAAGATATGTGGGAAATGGTGAAAAGCATTATGATGACTGTGGTGGAAGATTGGAGAAAGCCTGATAAAGGAATTTGGGAGATACGGGGTGAAGGACAGCATTTCGTTTCGTCCAAAGTGATGTGTTGGGTTGCTTTGGACAGAGGAGCCCGCATAGCTCGTATTCTGAATAAATATGAGAATAGCCGACGTTGGGAAGAAGAAGCTGATGCAATTAAAGCTGATGTTATGAGAAACGGCTGGAAGGAAGAAATACAAAGTTTTTCACAAGCATACGGCAATCTGGATTTGGATTCTTCTTTACTGTTAATGGAACCTTATGGATTTATAGATGCTGATGATATTCGTTATCATAAAACAGTGAAAGCCGTCAAGAAATCCCTGTTACACAAAGGGTTGATGTACCGTTATAATACTCATGATGATTTTGGCTGTCCTTCTTCGGCCTTTACCATCTGTACTTTCTGGCTGATCCGTGCACTTTATGTCATCGGGGAAAAAGACGAAGCACGCTGTCTGTTCGATGAAATTTTGCAATATTCAAACCATTTGGGTCTGTTCAGTGAAGATATTGATTTCGAAACAAAAGAACAATTGGGTAATTTCCCACAAGCTTATTCTCATCTGGCACTGGTAAATACTGCTGTGTTATTTGCAGAAGAAGATAAAAGGCTAATCTTTAAATAA
- a CDS encoding ACT domain-containing protein yields MKVYNLENIKSATELKHWTEVINMNERSIIVLDTFTSIAQKLQAVSISLFHVDIEEVMSQLQDFENDCRNWLDNLLSSEIQKAEAAKEIKVHIDQISRLCNENLNIIDDHEIMAHGAMISSLILSHYLEECTKKNFILNSCHFMRLGLDRKPDIKYVKKNVEELMKDCPDVHILITQSRLCKNVYDEVDFFPQIGNEYYATVIGAVFHADEIITSLHSDEICFRGMEHTRTLTYGEAENFIDSGIALLHPECIPLARTAGMAIVLIKTPKDTLRISSEKTGTKVKAAVSRRGVVFVKLRSLGILTSYLFIGKVFDVFEKYKVPVYLATSSNVSVSLAVKCSNDTLRLIYRELHKYAEIGMETEMSVVSVIGDLNWEKHTGLEARIIETLKEMPVCMISYGSSTHNLSVLVREQDREKALVTLCKAFLDIPSEKFDVIKQTQLQDSFVM; encoded by the coding sequence ATGAAAGTATATAATTTAGAAAATATTAAATCTGCCACCGAACTGAAACATTGGACTGAAGTAATTAACATGAACGAACGTTCTATTATAGTGCTCGACACTTTTACCAGCATTGCCCAAAAGCTGCAAGCTGTTTCTATTTCTTTATTCCATGTCGATATCGAAGAGGTTATGAGTCAATTGCAGGATTTTGAGAATGATTGTAGAAATTGGCTGGACAATCTTCTTTCCTCCGAAATACAGAAAGCAGAAGCTGCCAAAGAAATAAAAGTACACATCGATCAAATTTCCCGTTTATGTAATGAAAATCTGAACATCATTGACGATCATGAGATCATGGCTCACGGAGCAATGATATCCTCTCTTATTCTGTCACATTATTTAGAAGAATGTACAAAAAAGAACTTCATCTTGAACTCATGTCATTTCATGCGACTAGGGCTTGATCGAAAACCGGATATAAAGTATGTGAAAAAGAATGTAGAAGAACTGATGAAAGACTGTCCCGATGTTCACATTCTTATTACCCAAAGCCGTTTGTGTAAAAATGTATATGATGAAGTGGATTTCTTCCCACAAATAGGAAATGAGTATTATGCCACTGTTATCGGGGCTGTATTCCATGCGGATGAAATTATAACATCCTTACATTCTGATGAAATTTGTTTCCGAGGTATGGAACATACTCGAACTCTTACATACGGTGAAGCCGAGAATTTTATTGATAGCGGCATTGCATTGCTTCATCCGGAATGTATTCCGCTGGCGCGCACCGCCGGTATGGCTATTGTATTGATAAAAACGCCGAAAGATACATTACGAATATCATCAGAAAAAACAGGAACAAAAGTAAAAGCTGCTGTTTCACGCAGAGGTGTGGTCTTTGTCAAACTTCGTTCGTTGGGGATTCTTACTTCTTATCTATTTATTGGAAAAGTATTTGATGTGTTCGAGAAATATAAGGTTCCTGTCTATTTAGCGACTTCCTCTAATGTAAGTGTTTCATTGGCTGTGAAATGTAGCAACGACACATTACGCCTGATATATCGTGAATTACATAAGTATGCGGAAATAGGAATGGAAACAGAAATGTCTGTGGTCAGCGTTATTGGAGATCTAAATTGGGAAAAGCATACAGGGTTGGAAGCCAGAATTATAGAAACACTGAAAGAAATGCCGGTATGCATGATTTCATACGGTAGCAGCACTCACAATCTTTCAGTGCTGGTACGGGAACAAGATAGAGAAAAGGCATTAGTGACACTGTGCAAAGCCTTTCTAGATATTCCATCAGAGAAATTTGATGTAATAAAGCAAACTCAATTACAAGACTCTTTTGTTATGTGA